The window ACCTACCTCCTTAACGGTGTCGAAAACACCGATACTCTGAGGGACTGGAACGAAGAGTTCCAATCGGCCAAGGAGCTTCCACGCGAGTCTGTTCAAGATCGTGTCTTCCGCGAGCGACTCATTTCCAAGCTGTTTGCTGACTACAATGAGGCTGCCACTCGAGGCGCTGTCATGGTCGCGCGTGGCGAGATCGCACCCTTGAACCCTACCGAATGCAGAGATGCTCAGATCTTTgtctacaacaacatctttttctcttttggtGCTGACGGTGTCGGTACCTTCACCTCtgagggtggtgatgaggcTGCCCGTGTTGCTACCGGTAAGGACGTTGCTGGTGTGAAGCTTGTCAACCAATTGGACATTGAGGGACTGTTTACCCCTGCTACCGTCGTTGTTGATTACATGGGAAGTCGAATTGTTGGACAAAGCATCGTTCCTGGAATCTTCAAGCAACGAGAGCCTGGTGAGAACCAGATCGATTATGGCGCCGTAGACGGCAAGGACACTGTCGCTGCCGATGAGAGATTTGCCCCAGGTTTTGCTCAATTGTCCAAGGCtctgaaggtgaagaagcaCCCCGTTTGGGACAAGGACGGCAAGCGATTCGACTTGGAGGCTAGTGTAGAGACCAAGGGCTTACTCGGCACAGACGCCCGTAAGTACGTTCTGGACTTGTACCGCATTAGCCCCTTGGATATTGCTTGgcttgatgaagacggtCTTCCTGAGGACGGCGATGCCTATCCCCACCGCATGACTGTTCTCCGACCCGAGCTTGTTGACTCCTTTTCACGATACAAGTTGAAACAGTGGGTAGATGAGAATGTTGCTCGTCgtgctgaggagaagaaagagaaggatggtgAGAAGGCagagcaagagaagaagcccgaggaaGGCGAGAAGACtgaggaaggagagaagactgaggaaggagagaagactgaggaaggagagaagactgaggaaggagagaagaCTGAAGAGGGTGAGGCTTCaaaggaggaggagtacCAGCCTAACCTTGCGGACTTCAAGTTCGCTCTTAACCCTGACGCATTCAGTGGACAGGTGCCTCAGactgatgaagagaaggctgAATTCGCagccgacgaagaagaagttaGGGCAGCTGGTACCTACCTCCGCGAACAGGTCATCCCTGACTTGCTTAAGGAGCTTTCTGAATCCGAGATCAGCTTCCCTATGGACGGCCAATCGTTGAGCCGATTGTTGCACAAGCGCGGTATCAACGTGAGATACCTGGGCAAGGTCGCCGAGCTCTCCAACGATGGTCGGCTGCGATGCCTCCGCGAGATTTGTGTCCAGGACATGGTTTCTCGAGCGTTCAAGCATATTTCTGGTGCCTACCTCCGCCATCTACCTGTTCCTGCAATCCCTGCTGCTGTGTCTCACCTTCTCAACTGTCTGCTCGGACACAAGTTCAACGACAAGCctgctgctgagcttgactcCGACGTTCGCAGCCTCTACGCTGATGCCGATTGGTCGTTTGAAAAGGTTACACCTGAGAGCCTGCAGGAAAACATTGAGGAGCAGATTCTCCAGCGATTCCGATACGAGCTCGACGAAGAGTGGTACAACACAGTTCGCCCCGTTCAGCTCCTTCGTGAGGTATCCTTAAAGCTCGGCATCCAGGTCCAGGCCAAGGACTACGCTTTCActgctgatgaggctgctgctgccgctgccgctaCCACACCGGCGAAGACCGAGAAGATTCCCGTCAATGGCCAGGCCAATGGAGAATCTGGtaccagcaagaagaagaagaagaacaaggcccgCGAGACTTCTCCTCCCGAGACAGTGACCACTGCCAACGTCCACACCTTCAGCCCTGACGACATTGTCGACCTGGTTCCTTTGATCAAGGACTCTTGCCCTCGCAGCTCCCTTGCCgaagaggctcttgaggctgGCCGCATCTCCCTTATgcagaaccagaagaagcttggtcaGGAGCTCCTTCTCGAGTCCCTTTCTTTACATGAGCAGATCTACGGCATCCTGCATCCCGAGGTTGCTCGTGTATACAACAGCTTGTCCATGTTGTACTAccagcttgatgagaaggaggctgctgttgaccttgcccgCAAGGCCATCATTGTATCTGAGAGAACTGTGGGCGTCGACTCGGCTGAGACCCTTCTCAACTACCtcaacttgagcttgttccTCCACCAAATTGGCGATAGCAAGGGTGCCCTCGTGTACTCCAAGCATGCTCTCAAGATGTGGAAGATCATCTACGGTCCTGACCACCCAGACACCATCACGACACTCAACAATGCTGCTGTAATGCTTCAGCACCTCAAGGCATACCACGAGTCTCGACTCTGGTTTGAGGAGTCTCTGCGTGTATGTGAGTCTGTTTTCGGCAAGCAGTCTGTCAACACTGCCACTCTGCTTTTCCAGCTTGCCCAGGCTCTTGCTTTGGATCGCGATTCCAAGGCTGCTGTGGGTCGTATGCGCGAGTCCTACAACGTCTTCCTTGCTGAGCTCGGACCTGATGATAAGAACACCAAGGAGGCCGAAAGCTGGCTCGAGCAGCTCACTCAGAACGCTGtgaacatcgccaagaacgccaaggATGTTGCTGCTCGACGACTCCGTACTGGAATCCGattcaacaccaatgccTCTAACCCCGGCGTTCCTAGCGGCGTCGTGCCTAGCCACGCTGGTCCCGGCTCGCAAGTTGACGCTCGCAGCATCGACGAGCTGATAAAGTTCATCGAGGGTGGTGAACATGGGCAGTCAAAGAAGCGTACCGGCCGTGGCAACCCTAAGCGACGCGGCCAGGCTGGGGCGCGATAAGCTGACATTTAACAAAGTAAAAAAAATAATGTTGGTATATGGTTGAGATTTTGGCTCACTATTGTGTAAATGTAGACGGCCGGAAAAGCATGGGATTCCATTATATTTATATGGTTTTTACTGGATAGCTGGGTCATAGAAAAGGCCCCTTAACATGGGTTTGGTATGGTTGGTGATATGGTCGGACGCACGGCGGCGCGTATACACGTATTTGCATCAAAAGGCGCGTTCTCAAAAAAATTGTACATATATCTATCCATGGCTTTGCTGTTGGCCACTGGCCAGACCATCTTCACTCTTATATACTGTGTTCACACTTCCAACCCTTTGGTTCACATTTCGTTCATTGCAGTTCAAATCCCCAAATGGTACGCATACTCGCATTTCAAATCAAAGTACTTTTATACCGGGCAACCAAAAGCCTCGAGGCATTGCATTCATTActgtcatcaacattctctgCACGCTAACATCATGTGCGCCCACAAGCTGGCGAAAAAAATATAAAATCACCGGCCAAGACCCTGCCCACCGACAACATTAACACCAGATCAAGAGGGGCGGCCTATGTGTGGCCTTGCAAAATAGAGGCACCTCCACCAACCGGTGCATGGTACGAACCGATACTCTGGAATCCCCTGAAGCATTATGTCAGTGATACATCACccaacatgacaaacagATTACTTACTTTGTCAGATCAAacccttgttcttcctcggcctccGTTGGTTCAGCGAGGGGTTGTGGACTTGACTTTTGAGGTCGAGATGGGCTGCTCAAAGGAGACTTATCTCCACGCGGCGGACTGCTGCTCTGGGGGGGCAGGACACCCCCAGCTTTGGTAGGACTTATGTCATAGCCCCCGCGAGATTTCAATGGCGTACTGCCAATATCTGCGTACTTCCAGAAAGGCGCTGGTGAACTGGTAGGCATGTGCTGGCTTGGTCGTTGAGCTGTGCTCGGTGGTGCGAGCTTGGGATGCATCCTAGGAGGAGCCGGTGTCACAAATGATCCTCCGTCTTCTTGAAGATATGATGAAGTCAAGGTAGGGGATTGTGGATTGTACCCTGAGAACGATGAGTCCCTGGCTGGCGTCTTTCTTGGGCGAGGTAAAGGGCTTCCGTCGATTGTCATTGTCGCACTCCTGCCAAAGGACCGGTCAGGCGTTGACTGGGCAATGAGTAAGGAGGGTTTCGGGGGTGGTGAAGCAGGGGGTGAGCCCCGTCGCTTACGAGCCGAGGGGGGTTCTCTTGATGCCATGTCCCTTGGGCCATGTGTGATGTAGGCAAGTTGATTTGGAGATGATGGGGCGGATGATCCACGATGACCGCCGCGCCCGACACGATAGGCATTCCGCACCATCTCCTCCCTGGCTTCAGGGACAATCTGCCACTTCATGCCTTTTCCAGGCTCATCCGTCGACCGAGCGACTTTGTCAAATGACTTGTTGAGCGAGAGATTGTGTCTGATTGAGTTCTGTAAGATGTGAGCAGTTGAGCAGGGGTTGTAGACATGTAGCGCAACTTACCTGCCACCCAGCAGCTTGCTGATGACGATAGTACGCATATGTGCTCATGATGTAGTTGTAGATACCATTCAAGTTGAGCTTTCCATCAGGCGCGTTCAAGATAGCCTGCGTTATCATTTGAGCATAGCTGTATTGTGGTTTAATGTGCTGGTTCTCATCCTGGCTCAGATCAACACCATTGGCGCCAACCATGACAGCTGGTGTACTTGTGGCCGGTGACTTGACGACATTCTGAGTCGATGGCGGTGTTCCGGGTCGCTTATATTCAGGGGGTGCCGGCGCAATGAGAGGCTGCCGGCGTGATGCCCGGGACTGTGGGGTATCTGTGCTAACGCCGGCGCGTTGCAGATAGACGGGGTGGACGGTCAGAGGAGTGATCTCGGATGGCAGGACGAACATCATCTCGACATTTCCAATCTCGATAACCTCGCCGCTGGTGAGAGGGTGCGACTGGCCGGCCTTGACGGGCTGGCTGTCCACCTTGGCACCATTACGACCTTTGACACGAAGAAACCAtttctcatccttggaatCGAAAGAGATTGTAGCATGCTCCCGCGATACCATCTTGCTGGGACCCAGGTCGATGTGAATATGGGATTCATCCTCTTCTGAGCCGGTAGGCTGCGAGTTGTGCGAAGTTTCGGGAGCTCGGCCGATATTGACATTGAGTTTTGTGATGTAGAATGTCCAATCTTGAGCAGCGACTTTGGCGTAGGCCTTGACGCCGTCGCCTTTGGCCTCGTGGATGACATTTGAGTGATCTTTGCTAGCTTGCACATCCTGGCTGCGAAGGTGTTGCGTGATTTGCGATACCAGTTGATCGTCGTTGGGCGCGGGGGGTTCTTCGTCTTCTAAAACCTGAAGAGACAAGACCAGTCAAAATCAGCGGATGcgggcatgggcatgggcgCGAACGGAAGGGAACAGTGGCATTATATACCTTCTTGCGACGTTTTGCTGGACGACTGGGCGAGGACTCTTCGATTTCGACCGGTGGTGAAGTAGCTGTGGTCGCAGTCGCGGCTTTACGCGGTTCGCGACGAGCCCTAGAGGCTCTCTTTGCCGATGGTGGCATGGTGCGCAGAGTCAGAGCTCGCAGATTAGATAGCGTATGTCGACGAACAGATGTGTAACGGCGAGATTTTAAAAAGAACAAGTCGAGGCAGGTCAAGTGTTGGAAGCGTGCGTGGAAATTTGAGCGTTAGCAATATTGTCAGTCTCCCTGGCGATGGACGTTTTTTGtgcccttgaggttgaagtgAAATATAGTATAGTAAAGTCGTGTCGTCAATCAACGTATTGGATCGTCTAACTGACTAGACTGACTATCTAGGTACCCAAGGTAGGCAGGCACTGTAGCAAATAAATGCCCTTTAAAGTTCGTACCGCGTTCGCGTTGAATTTTAGTGTCATCAAGTGGCAGGGCAGCAAGGCCATGGCAGGACCGTGGGCTGGATGTGGGTACAATGTACCGGTTTGTGCATATTCGAACCCCGTTGAGTGAATTCGAGACACGCTCGATCACTAACATGCCTGACAAGGGGCTAGCTGTGGCTGTATAAGTCCAGTGTATTGCCTGTAAGGGGGTCCCGCTAGTGCGGGCAGACGTGCCTCTGTTCCATTGTGCCAACGTCATTGGGAAGGAAGGCAGGGCAAtacagggcagggcaggggACTGAGGCGGCTGGGTTCGGAATCCAGAAGAATGAGAGTTGTATGTTTGGGTGTGCTAACATTGAAGTTTAGGTTGCTCGTATATCTAGAGACCTGCCTTAGTTAGTAGTTGCCTTTATTCATTTCTAGTTGGATTCCTCAAGGCAATACTCTAGTTGCCTGTCTTAGTAATTGTACCATCTCAAATACAAATACTGTAGCGGGTTTCAGTGGAGGACTCGCTGCACATGCAGTCCCTCTGTCCCTGTTGGGTCCCCAGGCGGCTTTTCCCTGATAATTGAATATTTCAACTCCCCATACTTTTGCGTGATGCGTACCCGTACATGCCcacacatgcacatgcacatgcGTAACCTTGAATAACCCCAGCCTCGAGATTAGAAGGCTGTTTGTTTATTGAGCTTTTGACTCTGATTGTGTTCAGTGCCAGCTAAGGGATACAAAGCAATGATTcaaccccccccccccccctcgTTTGAAGCAGCAGCGGATCGGTACTGCAACAGGCGAGGGTCCAAGCAATTGGTGCTATTGTATCCGCACTCCGTAAATACTTAAACAAGCCAGTGACAATTAAGAGATACAGAGTCAATCCAGGTACAAGGTACCTACTAACACAGGCACGCCCGTTCATTGCCCACACATGCCTGCAGGTTGTCGGCGGGGACCATCCATCGCGTTTGTGCAGCCTCGTGTGCCTTATTGTAGGCACTTACTAAGGTAGGTACATACGGCCTACCAGCCAGAAACACTCTTTCATTacccaaaaaaaaacttaAACAGAAAAACGACCTTCTTTCATCACACAGCGACAACACGCGGTATTACTTCGATCTTATTATTTACCCTTGAGAACCGACCATCGCCTATATTCTTCTTCGTACCGAACCTCAATCGCCCTCTCAGAACCAGCCTCTCCCTTGCGCTACCCTTGGAGAGGCTTGAAAGCTGCTGCAGTGCAGTCAGTCCTCCAAAAACCGAGCTGGCCATATTCCACCGAACTGGCCTCCGTTGTTTCAATCCTCGCTCGATCGCCCGCACTTGGCTTGGGATCAGGCTTCCCTCCAACCATTGTCGCTCCTTAATCGTTTTCTCATTCCGATTTCCAATTACACATCATTCATCAAAGTGCTTGTCCCAGCAGAGCCATGGCATCTGATCAGGCTTTCGGCGTCACGCCTCCAATTTCTGTTCAGCTTCCAACTGAAGCAGAACTGCGTCAGTCTGACGCTCTCCTGGAAGAGCTTAAACGACAAAAGACATTTGAGAGCCCGGCTGAGACAGCCAAAAGGTTAGTGAATGCATCTCGATCGCGTCGCGATCATCGACTAATACATTCTGtacagagaagaagtcctAGCCTCGATTCAAATCATTTGCGATGCGTTCGTCCGTCGAGTCGCCGAAGAGAAAGAACCCAAGAACGAAGTTCTTGTCCGAAATGCGAGAGGCAGAGTCTTCACATACGGCAGTTACCGACTTGGTGTTTATGGTCCCGGTTCCGATATTGATACACTTATCGTCGCACCCAGATACGTAACTCGGGAGGACTATTTCAAATACTTTCCCGATTTGCTAGTGTCGATGGCTCCCAAGGACGCCATCACCGACATGGCTGTTGTGACTGACGCTTTTGTACCCATTATCAAGTTTGAGTACTTCGGCATCAGTATCGATTTGATTTTCTCCAGGATCATTCAAAAACAATTGGCACCGGACTTCAAGGATCTCAAAGACTCTGGCTTGTTGCGCGGACTGGATGAAGCAGAGCTGCGATCTCTCAACGGCACGCGAGTAACGGACGAGATTCTCACGCTGGTACCAGAGCAGAGCACTTTCAAGAATGCTCTACGAGCGATCAAACTATGGGCGCAACGTCGCGCTGTTTATGCCAACATCATGGGCTTTCCTGGTGGTGTGGCATGGGCCATGCTTGTTGCGCGCGTCTGCCAACTTTATCCCAAGGCTACACCAGcagtcatcgtcaacaagtTTTTCCTGGTTATTAGCCAGTGGCGCTGGCCGCAACCTGTTCTTCTTAAGCCAATTGAGGGCGGTCCTCTGCCCGTTCGTGTCTGGAATCCCAAGGTATGTGTGATTCCCCTGCCAGCTGAGGAACAGCCTGCTAATCTCACTTTACTCAGTTATACAAGGGCGACACGTTTCATCTAATGCCAGTCATCACTCCAGCTTATCCTTCCATGTGCGCCACCTTCAACATTACCCGTTCGTCAATGACAATCATCAATCGAGAACTTAAACGAGCTCTCCAGATCTCTGAAAGCATCATGGTTGGTATGCGCCCTTGGAGCGATCTCTTCGCCAAGCATTCCTTCTTCACGGCCGGTTACAAATACTACATCTCCGTGATCTCAGCTGCGAAAACTAAGGAGTCCCACACAATTTGGTCCGGCTACGTCGAGTCCAAGGTCCGGATGTTGGTGCAGAAGCTCGAGCAGCACCAGTCCATTGCTCTGGCTCACCCCTTCAACAAGGGTTATGAGAGACAGCATCGATGTCAGAACGAAAAGGAAATCGAAGCTGTGCAGGAAGGTAGCCTTGACTTCTTGTCTAAGGAAGATGCCACGGAACCTACCACTATCAAGATCGAGCCTGCGGTAGCCGAATTGCCGATCAAGACTGAGGACGGGGAGGACGGCAAATccatcaaggctgaaaaTGGTGAGAATGGATTGACTGTCAAATCCAAAACTACAGAAGACAACGGTCCCATCACTGCTGAGCCTTTCAACCCTGAGACATCCAGTGATACCAAACCTTCGGAAACACCTGCGGTAAGCGGTGCGATCAATGTTTACACGACCACACATTACATTGGCCTAGAGCTAGCTGCTGGTAAGTACTGTGCCCGACGTTGTTGCGGTGGCTCTACGACAAATCGAAAGTAGCTAACACAGACTTTACAGGCGCCAAATCACTTGATTTGTCTTATCAAGTCGAGGAATTCAAGGAACTATGCACTTCTTGGCAAAAGTACAAGGATGATTTGAAGGATGTTGTGTCTATTGGTATTCAGCACGTCCGAAAGTGAGTCCTGCACAGATATTCCAGACGCCAGCACACCATGGCTTGCTGACCTTGCAATAGCTTCAACCTACCAGACGACGTATTCGAGGACGGCGAAAAGAAGCCCCAGAAAAAGTCTGCCGCTAAAGGCGcagcaaacaacaagaaacGCGGACC is drawn from Fusarium graminearum PH-1 chromosome 3, whole genome shotgun sequence and contains these coding sequences:
- a CDS encoding Poly(A) polymerase pla1; the encoded protein is MASDQAFGVTPPISVQLPTEAELRQSDALLEELKRQKTFESPAETAKREEVLASIQIICDAFVRRVAEEKEPKNEVLVRNARGRVFTYGSYRLGVYGPGSDIDTLIVAPRYVTREDYFKYFPDLLVSMAPKDAITDMAVVTDAFVPIIKFEYFGISIDLIFSRIIQKQLAPDFKDLKDSGLLRGLDEAELRSLNGTRVTDEILTLVPEQSTFKNALRAIKLWAQRRAVYANIMGFPGGVAWAMLVARVCQLYPKATPAVIVNKFFLVISQWRWPQPVLLKPIEGGPLPVRVWNPKLYKGDTFHLMPVITPAYPSMCATFNITRSSMTIINRELKRALQISESIMVGMRPWSDLFAKHSFFTAGYKYYISVISAAKTKESHTIWSGYVESKVRMLVQKLEQHQSIALAHPFNKGYERQHRCQNEKEIEAVQEGSLDFLSKEDATEPTTIKIEPAVAELPIKTEDGEDGKSIKAENGENGLTVKSKTTEDNGPITAEPFNPETSSDTKPSETPAVSGAINVYTTTHYIGLELAAGAKSLDLSYQVEEFKELCTSWQKYKDDLKDVVSIGIQHVRNFNLPDDVFEDGEKKPQKKSAAKGAANNKKRGPPEETPPPAKRQQSSIAAAG